A window of Hyperolius riggenbachi isolate aHypRig1 chromosome 1, aHypRig1.pri, whole genome shotgun sequence contains these coding sequences:
- the LOC137525047 gene encoding olfactory receptor 5T1-like, with the protein MHWSNITNKFILLGFTASWTKKLSLFPLFLLAYMLTLLGNIVMLLFIIGDNHLHKPMYFFIGQLSFLDVCYSSVISPKMLVNFLEEDTTISFLGCEAQMYFFVALGSTECFLLASMAYDRYVAVCNPLCSLASFSLVVIVASYILIIISILHIRSEKRRMQLYSTCISHFTSVGLYFGTILFMYLKPKEKSDSSLDKVISVFYTVVIPLLNPVIYSIRNKEVKEAFRTRRALRIIITDQNHKY; encoded by the exons atgcattggagCAATATTACCAACAAGTTCATTCTCTTAGGATTCACAGCAAGTTGGACCAAAAAGCTTTCTCTATTCCCACTTTTCTTGTTAGCGTATATGTTGACCCTGCTTGGGAATATTGTGATGCTGCTATTTATAATTGGAGACAATCATCTACACAAACCAATGTACTTTTTTATTGGCCAGCTGTCTTTCCTTGACGTGTGTTATTCTTCTGTGATTTCCCCAAAAATGCTGGTAAATTTCCTTGAAGAAGACACAACCATTTCCTTCCTTGGGTGTGAAGCTCAGATGTACTTTTTTGTGGCACTGGGGAGTACAGAGTGTTTTCTTCTAGCATCGATGGCTTATGATCGATATGTTGCTGTATGCAATCCATTAT GTTCTCTTGCTTCGTTCAGCTTGGTGGTTATCGTTGCATCCTACATTTTAATAATTATTTCCATTTTACATATCCGCTCAGAAAAAAGAAGAATGCAGTTGTATTCCACATGTATTTCTCACTTCACATCTGTCGGCCTTTATTTCGGGACCATACTCTTCATGTATTTAAAACCTAAAGAAAAAAGTGATTCAAGTCTGGATAAAGTTATATCTGTGTTTTACACTGTGGTTATACCCTTACTAAACCCTGTTATTTACAGCATAAGAAATAAAGAAGTTAAAGAAGCATTTAGGACTCGGAGAGCCCTAAGGATAATTATAACTGACCAAAATCATAAATACTAA